GACCGATTGTGCCATGCGACCGATTTCGTCCTTGCGGTCAAGGTCATGGATGATCAGGTCGGTTTTGCCATCGGCAAGTTCGGTCATCACCGAACCCAGCTTGCTAAGCGGTTCGGTAACGATTTTCGACAGCAGCAACCGCATGCCAAAGATGGTCGCAAGTGCAATGACGATGCCGCCAATCACAATACCGATCAGGATCTGATTGGTTTTCGCCTGTTCGGGGGCAACCGAAAGACTTGATGACAGAACTGCAATCACGTCGCCCTTTTCGGCTTCCATTGCGCCATGGCAGCTAAAGCAAACCTCGCGTTCGGCACCTTTGGTCACACCAAGAACAATTGGCATCGACAGGCGATAGGTGCCTTCGTCGGTATAACGTCCAATGGTTTGACCGGTTTCAATGGCTTCCTGATCAATCGCATCGCGCGGCGTTTTCAGGTCCTTGTCGCCATATTCCTTCATATAGGCCAGCGTGGTCGGGCCCCATGCCGACCATAATTCGCCGGGATAATCCAGATTTCGGCTTTCAAACCAGTTGTTGAAAACATCAATACCGATGTCATCAGAGTCATCAGGACGGGCGGCCATCACATTTACAATCAGCGCATGAAGCGATGTCAGTTCATTCTGGCTTAGCTGATTAAGCTTGGCATCCATTGCCTTTTCTTCGGCAAACATCATCATGGCAAGTGCGATGATCACCGTGGAAGTAACGCCGAAGGCCGACGCCCACATAAAGCGTTTGCGAATGCCCATGGCATTGAAAGCCGATAACAACTTCATCACTGATCCCCGAATGGATTATGCAAATGCACGCGCACAGACCATCAATGATCCACTGATGGTCCGTATCAAACTGTCCCGAATGCAGCATCGGACCATGCGGGATGCAGGTCTTTGATTTGTCTCAAGTCGGATGGCAAAATGGCTGGATCATTCGGATAGGTAAGGGCGCGCCGGTATAGTTCGCGGGGGCGAAAACTTGTCATCTGGTAACTGGCAGGGCATAAGGCGCGTGGTTGTCGTATCAGAACAGGAAACATCATGAGCATTTCATTCTCGGACGCGCAGAAAAAGCTCGAACAGATCACAGCCGAAATGCTGGAGCTGATCCGAAAATATGGTCTGGATGCTGAAAGTCCGTTTGATGTGATCCCGGTTGCACGCGCCAAAATCGACAATCAGCAGGACTATATCCGGTTTCTGGAGCTGTCGATCGAAGGCCGTATCTACGGCGAATATGCCGATGCGCTGCAAAAGAAGTTTGATGAAGAAGCGCGTCAGGCCGAAGCCCAGAAAAAGATGCACTGAACCGGGCTGGCTATTCGCCGGTTGGCGTCTTTTTTCTGTCTGATAGCAGTTTGTTCTGATTGCATTTTTTCCGATTAAGGCGAGGTGTCACAAAATATTCCCGATCTTGTCACCGTCCTGCCGTTGAGAGGCGGCCTTTAGGGGATTATATCGCTGCTTGACGATGCGCTGGCAAAGCCGGGCGTCGTTATTCCGAAGGGGATTGTCATTCGGAACATCACGAGCAACAGGATGGCTGACATGAACAAAAGTTATGTCCAGACCTTGATGGAAGTCGAAAAAGTATTTGGTCAGATCAATGACCATGATTACCGCCTTTATCGCGCAGTATGGGGTAACCGGCAGGCCGCCGGGACCGGTTTGCCGCGTGGTACACGTGCTGAAATCAGCAAGAAACTTGCAAATGACTTTGTCACGGCAAACAACGCCGTAATGCATCGAAACACGGCGCACGCGGCCTAGCTGCGATTGCAGGCCGCAAACCCGATTTGCTGCCAATATTCGGGAACGCTTGATTTTAAACCGCCATCTGGTGTTAAAGATGGCGGTTTTGTTTTTCAGGTTAACCCCGGCCGGAGTTCTCCCATGTCGATCAAGTCGCTGATCCGTACCATTCCCGATTACCCGAAAAAGGGAATCATGTTTCGCGATATCACGACCCTGTTTGCCGATGCAGATGGTTTGCGTGATGTGATCGACAGTTTTGCTGCCGAATTTCAGGATAAACAGATCGACGTGATCGTCGGGATTGAGGCGCGCGGTTTTATCATCGGCCCGGCGGTCGCCGTAGCCCTTGGTGTCGGTTTTGTTCCGATCCGCAAACGCGGCAAACTTCCTGCTGAAACCATCGAAGTCGAATATGAACTGGAATATGGATCGGACGTGATCGAAATGCACACCGATGCGATCAAACCCGGACAGCGTGTTCTGGTGATGGATGATCTGATCGCAACCGGCGGCACGGCTCTTGCCGCGATTGATCTGATCGAAAAGGCAGGCGGCGAAGTTGCCGGTTGTGCCTTTATTATCGATCTTCCTGATATTGGCGGGGCACAAAAAATCCGTGATCGCGGTGTCAATGTCTTCCACCTGGTCGAATTTGACGGCGACTAATGCTTCAAAACAGCTCGATACCCACTGAAAATGACGATTCTTGTCTCTTTTGAGCCGTAATTGGGATATAATCTTACAGTTGAATAATACTGCAACATGTTCCGGTTCCGGCTAGAGAGAGGAAAATGGTCGCACCTGTCGTCAACAACCAGTCCATAAGCCAGGTCAGCCAGTATGGCCGACTTGCGGCTGCTGGTGCGCGCGGTGTTGCGACGGTTGACCGCAATAGCCAGATTCAGGCTCCCAGCGAACATTACACTTATGACCCCGATAATGACGGTATCCTGTTCAATGCCTATATCGACGGCAAAGGCAAACAGCAATCCGGGCAGGGAAGTGCGGGTGATCAGAAAGACCAGCGCGCCGAACAAAGCCGTCTGTCGGCAGCTCGTCGGGCAAGCGACCGCGAAGGTGCGATTTCACCCGAAAGCGATATCGATTTCGCAAGCTTTCTTGATCCGGAAATTCCATTCGATCTAAGCGCGAATAGCGGAACATCATTCTATGCGGTGGTTAATGCTGTTGTGCATGGTGCGGGTATTCGCGGCACACGGGTTGATGCTTTGATCTGATCGCCTGCCGGATTTCCTTGAAAAGTGAATACATTCCGTTCCGGTCCTTGTTGTCGTGCCCAAGCGGCATTATGATCGTGATCCGCCATGCGTTTCGTTTGCTGGATCAGATATGCAGAACAAGCCGGTCCTTAATTCCGTATTCGAAGCCGTTTTTCGCCTGATTGATCATGCATTAAACGACAACGAATATCTGCAACCGCAAAAGCTTCATCGTCTGCTGTATCTGGCGCAGGCCTATTACGGGGCCAATTATCACGGTCGCATGTTGATGCCCGCTGTTTTCATCGCAGATGATATTGGTCCGATTGAACCGAACGTCTATGCCGTCATGGAAGAAAGTCGACCGGATGTGCGGCTTAAATCGGTTGATCCCAAAACGCAGCATTTTATCGAAAGTATCTGGTCGCAGTTTGGTCATCACTCTGTCGAACATCTTAGCGAAACCGTGCGCAATCATCCGCCTTATCTTGATGCATATAAACAGGGGCCGGGGACAGTGATCCCGTTTCAGGTGATGGTGGATTTCTATGCCTCGGTCCGTAAAAGTGCCACCACGCCTGAGGCAAAAGAAGTTGTCCGCCCGCGTGTCATGCGTTCGCATAAGGGCAAACCGGTTGCGACCACCGATTGGTTGCCCCGTCGAATCAAATAATTTTCGGTTTTTGCTCGGACCTATTGTCCAATCTGAATGTCTTCGCACGGATCGGCACGTGGCAGATCATTTGTGAACCACATGAAATCCGCCACATTTTCTGATCCCATCCGAAGCGCATAATCACGCACACCAGGAAGGTCTTCACCCGGGTCATCTGCCTCGATCAGAATGACAACTGCAATGTCGTTATCGTCGATATCAGGTGCATAACGCCGCAGATGGTAGGGTACCGCAATGTCATCACGCACATGCATGGCACCGGCAATCAGGAATGCGCCATCCGGGCTAATGGTTTTGTTCGCATCAATCATCGCGCGCGCAAGCGACGCATCGCGGGCAAACTGCACAAGCGAAAAGTCAGGTAATTGCGATTTGGGTAACATGTTGCAATGACCGACTGCAATTTCCTGATCAAATCGTGCGGCAATATCATCGGGTAGCGCCGGCAGGGAGAGCTTTTGCGCAAGCTCGGTCGGCAGGGCGCTGATACCTTCGTTGATCATGGGCCGCAGGACATCCCGGGGCAGATTGCCTGCAACCATCGGCAGCCCGTTTTCCTTTGCCGCCTCGGCAATCGGGGCATAGTCATGCCATGATGGCCAACCACTTTCGCCCCACTTCATTTCACTGCCAAGTTCCTCGGGCGGTACAGCCTGCCAGGCCAGATCAAGGCTTTCCTGCTGGTCGCGATTAAACATTTCCCAGACAACTGCACGCTTGGTGCCTTCGCGTTTGCTTAGCGCGCGGACCAATTGTGCCTGATGATGATGATGGATCGGATTGTCGTGTTTTTCCCCGATCAGGATAAAACGCGTCCCGGCAAGATGCGAAACCAAGTCGTCAAACATGATATAGCGCTGCCCGGCCATATCGAAAATCAGTCCCGGTGCCGGGGGCAGGGAATTGGCATCGGGAATATCACGCATGCCTGCCGGTTGGCTTGAGGTGCGGGCTTGCGCCTGCGCCGAACGAACCGGAAATTCCGTCGCCGCGATCATTGCTGCAAAAGCAAGACACAGCGAAAGTGATTGTTTGAAACAAGATCGTGTGCGGGCACGAAACACAGTTTTCATCACGCGTGGAATTTCCAGTCCGTTGATTGGCCGATTTTCATTCCGACTTTATTTACTCAAATTCAGGGCGGTTTCAATATCATGGATCAAATCGTGGGCATCTTCGATACCGACGGACAAACGCAACAGATCATCGGGTACAGGGCTTGTTGGGCCTTCGACCGATGATCTGTGTTCAATCAGACTTTCGACCCCGCCAAGTGACGTCGCGCGTTTAAACAGTTTGCACTGATTGTGGAAATCCACGGCCCGTTTGCCGCCGCCCTTGACCCGGATCGACATCATGCCGCCAAATCCGCCGGTCATCTGACGCTTGGCAATGTCATGGCCGATATGGCTTTCAAGGCCGGGATACTGGACCTGCGCGATTTCAGGGTGGTTTTCGAAATGGCGGGCGATTGCCATGGCATTGGCACTGGCCCGTTCGACCCGGATTGACAGGGTACGCATACCACGCAAAAGCAGCCATGCTTCGAACACACCCAGAACACCGCCGCCGCCTGCATGCTGTTTGCAAACGCGTTGCCAGAATTCGCTGTCCTTGTTTGCAGTGGTAAGTGTGCCGGCCAGAACATCACTATGTCCGTTAAGATACTTGGTTGCCGAATGCATGACGATATCTGCACCCAGTTCAATCGGGCGGGTCAGAAGCGGTGTGGCAACCGTATTGTCAACCGCAACAATCGCCCCGGCCTTGTGCGCGGCATCGGCAACGGCGGCGATATCGGTGATCTGCCAGTCCGGGTTGGCGGGCGTTTCCAGCCAGACCATTCTGGTTTTGCCCGGCTGGATATGTTTCACCCACTGGGCCGTGTCGCCATTGTCGACAAAATCAAATGTCAGACCGGCGCGCACACCGCTATCGAGCATGAAGCTGCGCAGTGCCCAATACATTACCTTTGGCGCGACCACATGATCGCCTGGTGATAACGCATGCAGCAACGCAACGGCGGCGGCCATGCCCGATGCGAAAAGCCGCGTCTGTGTGCCACCTTCGAGCGCGTCAAGAACCGCACAGGCCTGATCATAGGTCGGGTTGTCGGTGCGAGTATAGCATCGGCCATCGTGATAGCTAAGATCGGTATTGCGTTCGAACGTGGTCGACGGATAGATCGGCGGGGTGACCGAACGGGTGGTTTCCTCGACCCAGCCCAGGGCCTGAGCCGTGATGGTTGCGGGGTTCTGTTTCTTGTTATCGGCAGACATGGTGGCACCTGATTTTGTTGTCATTTATTGCCGCGCAACATAACGTGGAACACGCCACATCCCAAAACGAAAACAAAAGAACGACTGATTCAGATGCCCCATATCACGAACGATCCCCAATTCGACCTTCCCAAAGAATGCGATGTTGTCGTTATCGGCGGCGGTATCCATGGTGCCAGCAGCGCGTACTACCTTGCCAAGGCGGGCATGAAGGTTGTCCTTCTGGAAAAGGACACCATTGCCTCGCATCAGTCGGGGCGGGCGTGGGGGTTCGTGCGTCAGCAGGGCCGCGATCCGGTTGAACTGCCCCTGATGATCGAATGCAACCGCATCTGGCAGGGGCTTGAACAGGAACTGAATGCTGATCTGGAATGGCGGCAGGGCGGGGTCATGTTCGTTGCGCGCGATGATGCCGAAATGGCGGAATTTGAGCAATGGATCGAAGACGCCAAAGGATTTGATATCGAAACGCAGGTGCTTGATCCCAAGGGGGTTGCCAGGATCGCACCGGGCATCACGCGCCCCGGCGTTGGCGGGATTTATACCCCGTCTGACGGGCAGGCCGAACCGAAAAAGGCCGCCCCGGCAATCGCAAAACGTGCCGGTGAACTCGGCGCCTTTATTGCCGAAGGTTGCGGCGCCATTGGCATTGAAACGAGTGGCGGTGCAATCAGTTCGGTCATATCCGAACGTGGCGAGATCAAATGCAAATACGTGATCTGTGCCGCTGGGGCCGCGACGCATAAATTCGTTGCCAAATTCGGCCGTCGCCTGCCGCAGCAAACCACGCGCGGCACGGTGATCCGCACCACCCCGGTGCCGGAAATTTCAGCCGCCGGTACATTGGCCGCCGGTCTGGCGTTTCGTCAACGTGCCGATGGCTCGATGAATATCGCTGACGAATTCATGACCGATCTGGATCTGACATTGGGCCGGTTCAAATATGCCCGCGATTTTGCACCGGGCCTGTTTGCTAATTGGGCGACCTTCAAATTCCATCTGAACAGGCGGTTTGTTGATGACCTTGTTGATCGCCTGCCGGGTTCGGCGGCATCAAAGCAGCCATTGATCGGGCGGCGGGAAAATCAGGCGCAGCCCTACGAGGTGCGCGTGAATAACGCGATGGCCAATTTGCAAAAGGTCTTTCCGCAAATCAAACAGGTCGGTATTGCCGATAAATGGGCGGGCGATATCGATGTTACCCCCGATGCCATACCGGTGATCGATCAGTTCGACAATCCAAAACATTTCTTTGTCGCCACCGGTTTTTCCGGCCACGGATTTGCCATGGGGCCGGTTGTCGGCAATGTGCTGGCGGACTGGATCACGACCGGACAGCCATCCATTACGCTTGCCGGGATGGCGCTTTCACGGTTTGAGGACGGCACCATCCGCAAACCGCGCACGCGGGTCTGATCTTTTTGTGTGAGGAATAATCTGGCGTCGGGATCGTTTTCAAACGGTCTTGACGCAGGGTATCTGTCATGCAATTAAGTGTTATGTTATAACGTAACTTTTAATTTGAAGCTCATGGTGAAATTTGCATCGGTTGCCGGTGTTGGTCTGGCTCTTTTCGGTGCGGCACAAATCGCCTAAAGCCGGGACCATGATCGCAGTTCTCCCAAACATTGCGGTCAGGGTTTCGGCTTTCGAAGACCGGCAACGATCTGCACGTTGCCGGTCTTCACCTATCTGTTATGCTCTATTGCGCGGCTTTGGTTTCGGGTAAATCATTCGTCTGATGATTGGTTTTGCCGTTAAAAAACCGTGTTGCCCCAATCGGGGCGGCAATGAAGTCATTCGCGCCAATGCCGGCATCCTTGCGTGCCGATGCCAATCGCACCGGCGGTTCGTCAACCGGTTCTGCGGTCAGGACGAAAGTCCCCCAATGAATGGCAAGCGCCTGCTTGATGCCCATTACCTGCATGATCTGAATGGCTTCTTCGGGGTTGGTGTGGGCGTTGCGCATGAAATCGCTGGGCTCGTAAGCCCCGATCGGGATCAGGCCGAAATCGATCCCGCCATATTGTTCGCCCATTTCGGTAAACAGCCGTTCGTTCCAGCCGGTATCACCGACGAAATAGAAACGATAGCCATCTGCGAATTCAAGGATGTAGCCGCCCCACAGCATTTCCTTACGGTCCTTGGTGGTGCGCGCCGACCAGTGATTGCTGGGCACATGGGTGATGGTAACGCCGCCATGCGAAAGGCTTTGGTCCCAGTCGAGTTCTTCGTACTGGTCGGTGGAGATTCCGGCCTTTTCCAGAAGAGTTCCGTTTTTAAGCGGCAGGATATAGCGCGGTGTATTGCCAATCTTTCCAAGGCTTTCGATATCGAAATGGTCGTAATGATTGTGCGACAGCAGCACCAGATCAAGATCTGGCAACTGATCGATCCGCAATCCCGGCTGGCTGTATCGTTTGGGGCCGACATAACGGAACGGCGATGCCCGTTTGGCAAAGACCGGGTCGGTCAGGATATTGAGCCCGCCATATTGCACCAGAGCCGTCGCATGGCCGATCCATGTGACTTGCAGGCGCGCCGGATCGGGATTGTGGATCGCGTCCATATCCGGGGCCTCTGTCGGGATTTTGCCGTGCTGGTGTTTGGCTTTTGGCCAGTTTTCAGCACCGAAATAACGCCGCTTCAGGAAGCGCCAGAATGATCTTTTGCCGGTTTCCGGCAGTGGATAGCGGTTTTCAAATCCGAATGCTGTGTGGTGCGTTGGGCGTTTTTCGTCAGTCACGCGGTCAAATCCCCTGATCGGCTGATTGTTATTTTGATCCTATCAATGTGTCGCGGATCGGGAATTGTGCAAGTGCGGGCTGATCAATGGAAAAGGCCGGAACCGCGTTTGGTTCCGGCCTGCATTCCAGTCGGTTTATTCGATTACGGTCACATAGCTGTCAAGCGGTGGAACGGTTTCGATAATGCCCTGATCCTTGAGATAATCGGCAAAGCGGGCATAACGGGTGCGGTCAATAGCGGCCGGACGGAGCGCAAAGCGCGGCAGGGTATCGGCCCATGCCTTGATGTTAAGCTCGTCATCCAGGTTCGGATAGGCCGCGATAAAGGCCTGCCAGCTGTCATCGGGATGATTGACCAGATACTGAACGCCCTCTTCAAGCGCGGCCAGCATGCGGGCAAAGCGCGGATCATCGGTTTTGTCGTTACGCACCGTCAGGATCAGCTCGTCATAGGGCGGAACGCCTTCTTCCTCGACATAAAATGCCTTGCCCGGTTTGCCTTCGATTTCCATCTGGTTGAGTTCGAAATTGCGATAGCCGCCAATGATCGCGTCGACCTGCCCGGAATACAGCGAGGGCGAGAGCGAGAAATTGACATTCACCAGTTCGACATCGTCAATCGAAACCCCGTATTTGCCGAGCATCGTGCCGAGTAACGCATCTTCGAAACCGGCCAGCGAATAACCGATTTTCTTGCCCTTAAGGTCGGCAATTTCCTTGATCGGCCCGTCTTTGAGGACGATCAGGCTATTAAGCGGGGTTGCGACCAGCGTGCCGATCCGGGTCAATGGCAGGCCTTCGGCGGCCTGTACGTGAAGCTGAGGCTGATAATTCACGGCAACGTCACCCTGACCGGCGGCAACAAGACGCGGCGGGGCGGATGGATCGGCCGGTTCGATCAGCTCGACATCCAGATCATGCTTGGCAAAAAAGCCCTTTTCCTTAGCGACGATCAGCGGTGCGTGATCGGGATTGACGAACCAGTCGAGAAGAATGGTGAGCTTGTCGGCGGCACAGGCCGGGCTGGTCATTCCCATCGCAACCGCGCCAATCGTAGCCGCGGTGATCATGGATTTCAGGCGTGACATGGATGAACCTCCTATCGGATATATTTTTGATGTTCTGCCCCGCAATTTTTCGCGGGGAATTCGGTTTATTTTGCCGGTTTCAGGCTGTCGGGCTGCCATGGCAAAGCCGCACGTAACGCCCGGTCGACAAGGAAATATTGCGTGATCGAAAACGCGCACAGGATCAGAAGGCAGGCAAAGACCATGTCGATCTGAACCCGTGCATTGGCATGCAGCATCAGATAGCCAAGGCCGTGGCTTGATCCGACCCATTCGCCGATCACCGCCCCGATGGGGGCAACCGCAGTTGCGACCCGAAAGCCCGAGGCAAATGAAGGCAGTGCGGCGGGCAGGCGCACATGGGTCAGCAACCGCCAGCGGCTGGCACCCATGGTGCGGGCAAGGTCAAGGAAGCCCG
The Thalassospira xiamenensis M-5 = DSM 17429 DNA segment above includes these coding regions:
- a CDS encoding ChaN family lipoprotein gives rise to the protein MKTVFRARTRSCFKQSLSLCLAFAAMIAATEFPVRSAQAQARTSSQPAGMRDIPDANSLPPAPGLIFDMAGQRYIMFDDLVSHLAGTRFILIGEKHDNPIHHHHQAQLVRALSKREGTKRAVVWEMFNRDQQESLDLAWQAVPPEELGSEMKWGESGWPSWHDYAPIAEAAKENGLPMVAGNLPRDVLRPMINEGISALPTELAQKLSLPALPDDIAARFDQEIAVGHCNMLPKSQLPDFSLVQFARDASLARAMIDANKTISPDGAFLIAGAMHVRDDIAVPYHLRRYAPDIDDNDIAVVILIEADDPGEDLPGVRDYALRMGSENVADFMWFTNDLPRADPCEDIQIGQ
- a CDS encoding trans-sulfuration enzyme family protein, with the protein product MTTKSGATMSADNKKQNPATITAQALGWVEETTRSVTPPIYPSTTFERNTDLSYHDGRCYTRTDNPTYDQACAVLDALEGGTQTRLFASGMAAAVALLHALSPGDHVVAPKVMYWALRSFMLDSGVRAGLTFDFVDNGDTAQWVKHIQPGKTRMVWLETPANPDWQITDIAAVADAAHKAGAIVAVDNTVATPLLTRPIELGADIVMHSATKYLNGHSDVLAGTLTTANKDSEFWQRVCKQHAGGGGVLGVFEAWLLLRGMRTLSIRVERASANAMAIARHFENHPEIAQVQYPGLESHIGHDIAKRQMTGGFGGMMSIRVKGGGKRAVDFHNQCKLFKRATSLGGVESLIEHRSSVEGPTSPVPDDLLRLSVGIEDAHDLIHDIETALNLSK
- a CDS encoding adenine phosphoribosyltransferase; its protein translation is MSIKSLIRTIPDYPKKGIMFRDITTLFADADGLRDVIDSFAAEFQDKQIDVIVGIEARGFIIGPAVAVALGVGFVPIRKRGKLPAETIEVEYELEYGSDVIEMHTDAIKPGQRVLVMDDLIATGGTALAAIDLIEKAGGEVAGCAFIIDLPDIGGAQKIRDRGVNVFHLVEFDGD
- a CDS encoding Panacea domain-containing protein, translating into MQNKPVLNSVFEAVFRLIDHALNDNEYLQPQKLHRLLYLAQAYYGANYHGRMLMPAVFIADDIGPIEPNVYAVMEESRPDVRLKSVDPKTQHFIESIWSQFGHHSVEHLSETVRNHPPYLDAYKQGPGTVIPFQVMVDFYASVRKSATTPEAKEVVRPRVMRSHKGKPVATTDWLPRRIK
- a CDS encoding ABC transporter substrate-binding protein is translated as MSRLKSMITAATIGAVAMGMTSPACAADKLTILLDWFVNPDHAPLIVAKEKGFFAKHDLDVELIEPADPSAPPRLVAAGQGDVAVNYQPQLHVQAAEGLPLTRIGTLVATPLNSLIVLKDGPIKEIADLKGKKIGYSLAGFEDALLGTMLGKYGVSIDDVELVNVNFSLSPSLYSGQVDAIIGGYRNFELNQMEIEGKPGKAFYVEEEGVPPYDELILTVRNDKTDDPRFARMLAALEEGVQYLVNHPDDSWQAFIAAYPNLDDELNIKAWADTLPRFALRPAAIDRTRYARFADYLKDQGIIETVPPLDSYVTVIE
- a CDS encoding NAD(P)/FAD-dependent oxidoreductase, with translation MPHITNDPQFDLPKECDVVVIGGGIHGASSAYYLAKAGMKVVLLEKDTIASHQSGRAWGFVRQQGRDPVELPLMIECNRIWQGLEQELNADLEWRQGGVMFVARDDAEMAEFEQWIEDAKGFDIETQVLDPKGVARIAPGITRPGVGGIYTPSDGQAEPKKAAPAIAKRAGELGAFIAEGCGAIGIETSGGAISSVISERGEIKCKYVICAAGAATHKFVAKFGRRLPQQTTRGTVIRTTPVPEISAAGTLAAGLAFRQRADGSMNIADEFMTDLDLTLGRFKYARDFAPGLFANWATFKFHLNRRFVDDLVDRLPGSAASKQPLIGRRENQAQPYEVRVNNAMANLQKVFPQIKQVGIADKWAGDIDVTPDAIPVIDQFDNPKHFFVATGFSGHGFAMGPVVGNVLADWITTGQPSITLAGMALSRFEDGTIRKPRTRV
- a CDS encoding MBL fold metallo-hydrolase, with translation MTDEKRPTHHTAFGFENRYPLPETGKRSFWRFLKRRYFGAENWPKAKHQHGKIPTEAPDMDAIHNPDPARLQVTWIGHATALVQYGGLNILTDPVFAKRASPFRYVGPKRYSQPGLRIDQLPDLDLVLLSHNHYDHFDIESLGKIGNTPRYILPLKNGTLLEKAGISTDQYEELDWDQSLSHGGVTITHVPSNHWSARTTKDRKEMLWGGYILEFADGYRFYFVGDTGWNERLFTEMGEQYGGIDFGLIPIGAYEPSDFMRNAHTNPEEAIQIMQVMGIKQALAIHWGTFVLTAEPVDEPPVRLASARKDAGIGANDFIAAPIGATRFFNGKTNHQTNDLPETKAAQ